In Anaerolineae bacterium, the genomic stretch ACGCGCAGTGCCGGCGTGCTCTCCCGCAGGCCCAGCACCTGCGTCAGGCCGTCCATGGCCAGCGGCAGGAGGAACAACGCCAGCCCCCACAGCGGCAGAGGCTTCAGCCAGCGCCGCGGCCCCAGTGAATACAG encodes the following:
- a CDS encoding DUF2085 domain-containing protein; its protein translation is LYSLGPRRWLKPLPLWGLALFLLPLAMDGLTQVLGLRESTPALRVLTGLTTSAGTVWFVYPYIEAAMLDLRRELVRKLKIEQPPVG